The Mycobacteriales bacterium DNA window GAGCCCGGAACAGCCGATCGCCCAGATTGCCCGTAGCCCCACCGAGGAGCAACCCCAGGACCACCGCCCAGGGAACCGACCGGAGCCGCCGGGCGGTGCGCAGAATGGCAACGATCACCGCGACGGCGATCACCGAGAAAAGCAGGGTGGCGCCAGTCCCGATGCTGAACGCCGCGCCGGCGTTTCTCGTCTCGGTGAGCGTGAGGAATCCATCGAGCAACCGGATCGGAGGCCTGTTGGACAGGGCGGCGACCACCAGGGACTTGCTCACGACATCGGCGGCGAGCACGCTCGCAGCGACGGCCGAAAGCAGCCACACCCGTCGGTGCCGCCCCCGACCGGCGCCGTCAGCTGACTGGTCTCCGTCGACGACGGGACCGGTCAGCGGCGTTCCTCGCGTTGCTTGCATGTCACGCATAGCGTCGCACGGGGAAACGCCTGCAGGCGCGCCTTGCCGATCGGGTTACCACAGTTCTCGCACACACCGTAGGTGCCATTGTCGAGCATCTGCAACGCCCGCTCGACCTGCGCGAGCAGGTCCCTACTGTTGTTGGCGAGCGAGAGTTCATGCTCCCGCTCGAAGGTCTTCGTGCCAGCGTCGGCCTGATCGTCACCCGCCCCTTCGCCGGTGTCGCGCTGCAGGGTGGCCCAGGACGACTCCGCGTCGGAGATCTCCCCGCGCAGCACCGCCGCCTGCTGGTCGAGCTCAGCGCGGATCTGGGAGAGCTCCTTCGCAGTCCAGGCCTTCTCGGTCGGCAGGACGGCGGGGGCTACGCCCGCCCGGGCGTTCGAGGGTTTGGCGCTCGGCCGTGGGGGCGGCGCCTTCTTGACCGGGGCTACCTTCTTGACCGGGGCTACCTTCTTGACCGGGGCCGCCTTCTTGACCGGGGCCGCCTTCTTCGCGGGGGCTACCTTCTTGACCGGGGCTACCTTCTTCGCGGGGGCCGCCTTCTTGACCGGGGCCGCCTTCTTCGCCGGCGCCCGAGCGGCCGTTTGCTCGCGCCGCGGAGCGACCAGCTGACGGATCCGCCCGCTGATACCCCGTTGTGCGGCCATCGTCCTCGCTCCTCTGCGACCGGACCAGCTCGCGATCTTGAGGGTCGCAGGATAGGACTCCAATCCGGCTGCGGCAACGCGGCTCGCCGCTCGATCCCGCACCTTTGGCCTCGGGCCCGCTAGGCTGGGCCGGTACAGGCGCTGACGGGGACGAGTACCGCCGAATGCGGCCAACAGCGACCCGGGGACGGTGCGAGCCCGGGGGCATGCGCGGCGGGAACATCACCCCCGAGCCGTCGGAAGAACGGGCCCCGGCCCTACTAGACCCGGCAGCAGGCAATGAAGCGGGGTCGCCTCGGTGACCTAAGAAGGGTGGTACCGCGGGCCCCCGGGCTCGTCCCTTCGCCGGCTGAGCACGAGCTGACGACGGAGGACGAGATGACCGGGTTGCGACCGCTGCCGGCGCAGGTCGACCTGCCCGCCTTGGAGCGTGACGTCCTCCAGCGGTGGCAGGACCGGGAGGTCTTCTCCCGGTCGCTCGACCAGACCAGGGACGGACCGCTCTGGTCGTTCTACGAGGGACCCCCCACCGCGAACGGGAAGCCGGGCACACATCACGTCGAGGCCCGGGTGTTCAAGGACCTGTTCCCCCGGTTCAAGACGATGAAGGGCTGGCACGTCCCACGTCGGGCCGGGTGGGATTGCCACGGGCTGCCCGTGGAGCTCGAGGTCGAGAAGGAGCTGGGCTTCTCC harbors:
- the lspA gene encoding signal peptidase II encodes the protein MQATRGTPLTGPVVDGDQSADGAGRGRHRRVWLLSAVAASVLAADVVSKSLVVAALSNRPPIRLLDGFLTLTETRNAGAAFSIGTGATLLFSVIAVAVIVAILRTARRLRSVPWAVVLGLLLGGATGNLGDRLFRAPGPLRGHVVDWIQLPHWPVFNLADSAIVVGGALAVLLAMRGVGLDGTRTVPSRRAQPGGPER
- a CDS encoding TraR/DksA C4-type zinc finger protein, translated to MAAQRGISGRIRQLVAPRREQTAARAPAKKAAPVKKAAPAKKVAPVKKVAPAKKAAPVKKAAPVKKVAPVKKVAPVKKAPPPRPSAKPSNARAGVAPAVLPTEKAWTAKELSQIRAELDQQAAVLRGEISDAESSWATLQRDTGEGAGDDQADAGTKTFEREHELSLANNSRDLLAQVERALQMLDNGTYGVCENCGNPIGKARLQAFPRATLCVTCKQREERR